The genomic region ACCCGATCTCCAGGTCGGCGGCGGCAACGAGCAGCTCGGCCGCCTGTGCCGGCTCCAGTATCTCCACCGCCCGCTTCACGGTGCGCAGCCGCAGCGCGTCGGCCCTGTCCAGCACCGCCCTGGCCCTGCGCACGAGGCCGGCCACGTCGAGTCCGCCGGACCCGTCCGGCGCCGCCGGCAGCACGACGACGCCGTGGCCCTCCTGCACGAGCGCCATCTCCCTTGCCAGCGCGTCCTCCTCGGCCACCGTGCGGCGCTGCAGGTCGTCGACCTGCGCCAGCTGCGCGGGGGTGAGGTCGCCAAGGTTCCCCGACCGCACGCCGAGGAGGAGGTCCGGCAGCTGCGCCTCGAGGCGGCGCCCGGACTCGGTGTACAGCAGGTGGACCAGCGTGGTGGGGCGCCACCCGGCGAGCCAGTACGCGGCGCCGCGCTCCGCGGGGGTGGCCCACGGCGCCGACAGCGTCCACACCGGGTCCAGCCCGGCGCGCGCGGCGCAGTACGACTCCAGGTGGGCCACGAAGCGGCCCACCTGCGCGGGGAGCTGGGCCGTCGGGTCGTCCGACCACCGGGCCGACGCCAGGTCCCGGCGCAGCGAGCGCAGCCCGCGGAACCAGAGGTGGAAGCGCCGGGCCGCCGCCTCCAGCTCCAGCTCCATTCCCGCGCCCCCCGACGAATCGGGCAGCAGGGCGCACCGGTGCAGGGGGGGCGCGCGGCGGACGTGGCTCGGGAGGTGTGTCAACGACGACCACGCGTGGGCGGTGGACTTTATAGGGTGCGGCCGGTCATGCAGGCGGCCACGCGTGGAGCGGAGGCGAACGGACGGCTGCGGGCGTATGAGGTGGCGCGCATGCAGGGGGCCGTGTGTGCCCAGAGCACTGGCCGTTTGGTTCTGGACGGCGACGCCGTCACGCCGGGCGGAGGGGTGACATGTGGCCCGGACGTGCCAATGGGTGTGGTGTGTAGCGACGCACGGTTTGGTTGGTCCCAGTAGTCAGCTGTTTCATGAGGTTTGGTGACAGACGAGCGCGCAGCAGCAGCTGGAGCATAGAAGTTTGTGCCGTGTGAGGCAAAGAAAAGTTTTGGGT from Zea mays cultivar B73 chromosome 6, Zm-B73-REFERENCE-NAM-5.0, whole genome shotgun sequence harbors:
- the LOC100286364 gene encoding uncharacterized protein LOC100286364; translated protein: MELELEAAARRFHLWFRGLRSLRRDLASARWSDDPTAQLPAQVGRFVAHLESYCAARAGLDPVWTLSAPWATPAERGAAYWLAGWRPTTLVHLLYTESGRRLEAQLPDLLLGVRSGNLGDLTPAQLAQVDDLQRRTVAEEDALAREMALVQEGHGVVVLPAAPDGSGGLDVAGLVRRARAVLDRADALRLRTVKRAVEILEPAQAAELLVAAADLEIGFREFGLKHGSGRMT